A window of the Hevea brasiliensis isolate MT/VB/25A 57/8 chromosome 6, ASM3005281v1, whole genome shotgun sequence genome harbors these coding sequences:
- the LOC131180788 gene encoding transcription termination factor MTERF15, mitochondrial-like — translation MFGFSGSRLALSKSVSLFVSNAHLGILSFHSFFAIRSFSSTISSNLNEHSFIVSYLINSCGLTLKSAQSISKNKKIRFETPERPDSVLRLLREHGFTDSHISTIVKSRPQVLLAHPEDTLMPKFEFLRSIGVSTSGLSTIVSTNPFVLTRSIEQYLIPLYDSLKGILVSDEKVVTALKRMRRTFKQNSFSNNLAFLRGLGVPQSSISHLVAQYPSVMFQGAGKFAKVVEKVMKLGFDPSQVKFVEAVRVFFRMAHKTWEHKMEVFRRWGLSEDEIWLMFRKHPTCMLTSEKKVMRTMDFLVCKMGWQPDAVARVPTVLNYSLERRIMPRCSVVRVLLLKGLIKADIRVSSVLIPSEKRFLELFVIKYQETVPQLLDLFQGKMGLTELGFGFDDKSAILG, via the coding sequence ATGTTTGGTTTTTCCGGTTCAAGGTTAGCTTTGAGTAAGAGTGTTTCTCTGTTCGTCTCAAATGCCCATTTGGGTATTCTTTCTTTTCACTCATTCTTCGCAATCAGATCCTTCTCGTCTACCATATCTTCTAATTTGAATGAGCACTCATTTATAGTCTCATATCTCATAAATTCTTGTGGATTGACCCTAAAATCTGCTCAATCTATCTCTAAGAATAAGAAGATACGTTTTGAAACCCCTGAAAGACCAGACTCAGTACTTAGGCTTCTCAGGGAACATGGATTCACCGATTCCCACATCTCCACAATTGTTAAGAGTCGGCCCCAGGTGCTTTTAGCGCATCCAGAAGACACACTCATGCCCAAGTTTGAGTTTCTGCGTTCTATAGGGGTTTCAACATCAGGCCTTTCCACAATTGTTTCTACGAACCCATTTGTGTTGACTCGAAGTATAGAGCAATATCTGATCCCACTTTATGACTCCCTTAAAGGTATACttgtttctgatgagaaagtaGTTACGGCCCTGAAACGCATGAGACGAACATTTAAGCAGAACAGCTTTTCGAACAATTTAGCCTTCTTAAGAGGGCTTGGAGTTCCTCAATCTTCCATTTCTCACTTGGTCGCCCAATATCCGTCAGTCATGTTCCAAGGAGCGGGCAAGTTTGCTAAAGTGGTTGAGAAGGTAATGAAACTAGGATTTGACCCTTCACAAGTAAAATTTGTTGAGGCAGTCCGTGTTTTCTTTAGGATGGCGCATAAAACATGGGAACATAAAATGGAGGTTTTTAGGAGGTGGGGATTGTCTGAAGATGAGATTTGGTTGATGTTCAGAAAGCATCCCACATGTATGTTAACTTCTGAGAAGAAGGTCATGCGTACAATGGATTTTCTTGTGTGCAAGATGGGTTGGCAGCCTGATGCTGTTGCTAGAGTTCCAACTGTGCTTAATTATAGTTTGGAGAGGAGGATTATGCCTAGATGTTCAGTTGTAAGAGTATTGCTTCTGAAGGGTTTGATTAAGGCGGACATCCGTGTATCCTCGGTGTTGATTCCTTCTGAAAAGCGCTTCTTGGAATTGTTTGTGATCAAGTATCAAGAAACGGTGCCACAATTGTTGGATCTCTTTCAGGGAAAAATGGGTCTTACTGAACTTGGCTTTGGCTTTGATGATAAATCTGCGATTCTGGGTTAG
- the LOC131180789 gene encoding uncharacterized protein LOC131180789, with protein sequence MINLGFWVSKCRVCIKAIINAWISICRSFVIGSFNFFGDSAKLESAAMLHSKKRNRLFQERLDNLVYVKYNRALLCQQTFGDITTPVDLANIDESNEWLLSECDGDDNDDNSLVFMNGVLTWGDVGRATGVFESRYESRSAARSTPVETPSFRRPRAMRGASSSQVDDDEEEEEFVMVIVENEDDFENLNDE encoded by the exons ATGATAAATTTGGGATTCTGGGTTAGTAAGTGTAGAGTGTGCATCAAGGCAATCATCAACGCATGGATTTCTATTTGTAGATCCTTTGTGATtggttcttttaatttctttggtgacTCGGCAAAGCTTGAATCAGCAGCTATG CTTCATAGTAAGAAAAGAAATCGCCTATTTCAAGAACGCTTGGACAATTTGGTATATGTGAAGTACAATAGAGCGTTGCTATGCCAACAAACTTTTGGGGATATCACAACACCTGTTGATTTGGCAAATATTGATGAAAGTAATGAGTGGTTGCTTAGTGAATGCGATGGGGATGATAATGATGATAATTCTCTTGTTTTCATGAATGGCGTATTGACCTGGGGTGATGTTGGTAGAGCAACCGGAGTTTTTGAATCTCGTTATGAATCGAGATCGGCTGCAAGATCAACACCAGTTGAAACTCCATCATTTCGAAGGCCACGTGCAATGAGAGGTGCATCTTCTTCGCaagttgatgatgatgaagaggagGAAGAATTTGTAATGGTCATTGTTGAAAATGAAGATGATTTTGAAAATCTTAATGATGAGTAG